The region ACTTTACACTCTAACGCAACTCCCTCAATTTAGAGGAGCCAAATCAATACAGAAAAACTACTGGTGTGAGGAATCCCACCTTCAAGGCTGACCAATCATACTCAAGGTCAaggattttagttttaaaaattcaGCAGTGCTATTTAGTATAAAGGAATTGTGATGTAAAGTAGACAAGTGGATCACCACTTCATAGGCTCATAGCTGCTGATTAAGATAAGCATCTCTGGGAGTTTTGGGGGACATAATGGTAGTTTTGAGATACTCAGTTACATTTACAGAAACATTCTTCAACCAGGAGGTACTTCGAGTTAGCCACCCATATTCTGTCCTTCTGGAAATTCCTGTGTGTGTTTCCTATCTTCCTCTGCCAATATTTCAATCCCCCTCTTGGCCATGAATGACTTTATGGCTTGGACACCATGAATGGCACTTCAAGAGGGTTCTGCTCCAAGTTCAGCTTGGTCAAATTATGAAGGCGACCAAATGTATCATTTGTAGACACATTAAGCTCCTCAAGATTTTGCAATCCACTTATTGAGTCAGGAATCATCGAAAGCTGATTCAGGAAGCTTCCTCAGGTGCCGCCGCATGGCCATTTTTATTGTCATCGCACTCATCCTCGTAAATCTTCACAAGCCGCTTCTCGCGTAAGCGTCATGCATCTCCGTTAGTGTTACCGGTTATGGATGACGGTGAGAATGGTGGTTGATTTGTTTGTTAAATAGTGAAACTAACCACTAAAAGATGCAACACTTTGATAACTAACACAAAATGTTCCAAAACAGTGATGCTTAATCATTCATCAAATTAGTCACAGGAAATGAaattggaagaagaagaagaagaagaagagtaagAACCTGGTGTGGAGGAGCGTACTCGGCCTGGTACTCGATCTCGTTCCGGAGAACTCGTAAAATGTTGGATTCAAATGGAGATTTAACCGCTGCTACTTCTGCGTAACCTCTGCTGGCGAAACCCAAGGTACCGTTCCTCACTCTCAGTGTTCTCGCAACCGCCCATGAAGATGAACAACAGCTACTACTGATTTTCTTTCGAACCACTCGAATGAGGGAAGCCATTGATGCTGCAGAAGAAGATTCCCAAATCAAATTGAAAATTGGGGATGAACAAAGAATTAAGAAGAAGCATTCAACTCCTATAAATCTGCATCCCTGGAAAATTGGACTTGCTATTTGGCTTTGTATTTTGATCGTTGGGCCTTGGACCTACAAAGATAAAATGGATTGGGCCCTATTGCTTAACTCGTTATCAacttttaaaattttgtattttttatacCTTACCTCAAAAAGTTAAATTATAAAGCTCAAAATAACCCAACTGACCGGTCATCATGGTAAAAAGTAGTTGTTTGTAGCCTTAGGTTGAGAGTTAGATTTCTAAGAGTCGCACTGTCGGAGGGTCGTCATCACGCTCAGATCAGAATTGTGAGAgtaatttaacaaaaaaaaataatgctcAAAATGAAAGACTATTTTTGTTGACTCTACTTATGTTTCTAGTTAAATACAAATTGCTAGTTTGACGTAAAAAAACACAGAAATGAAAGGATGCGTTCAGGGTTAGGGTTATTAAACTCGGCTGGATCATTGATTCGGTCAAAATACTTTATTAATGAGTTATTGTTCAATCAATGAGTCAGTGATTGAATCGGTTAACTCTATATATATTAAATCAATTATAAATTTCAAATATAGGCATGAGGAAGTCCGTTAAGTATTAACTATTAGATTTAAAAATTTGtcaaataaaacaaaagaaaacaaaaattaagagaaaatttgTGAGTTTTCAATATTCAATAAATTAGTTGAACatggaaaacaaaaataaactcAGCTGGATCATTGACTCGGTCAGGGCAATTTGGTAATTTAATAATTCATTGTACATTAAACATAGTTTTGGCATGGGTATTAAACTGGTGAAAATACAAAAGGAGAAGATTTTTTTACGATACAGTAGTTTTTAATGGGTTATATTCTCAACTATTATTCCTGGCATAAGTGTATTTTCAAATAGTTTAATCAATTATCCCATTTAAATATTACAGACTTTCAATGTTTTATTCGGCAATATAATATGGTTACATAAAAACAAACTATTGCAGATAGTTTCATTCCTAAAGTTTATCCATATCACAATGACTGTAACAATAAGTAACAGATATGGGTATGCCCTCATCAGAAGAAATTGGGAGTTCAAAAAAGAAACAGGGGCAAGATTCTTTGAAGCCTCTATGCTAACGCATGATAAACTCATCATTTAAGTATAACCGTAATCTATCCTGCATTAGTAAATAACTATAATTTGTACTGAATTAGAGCTAGCAAACAATCTGTACTGATTAGAGCTAACACATGATAAACCCATCATTTAAGTATTACCGTAATCTATATTGCATTAGTAAATAACTATAATATGTACTGAATTAGAGCTAGCAAACAATCTGTACTGATTAGAGCTAATACATGGTAAGGttcttccctttttccttaaAATGCATCTATCATCATTTTGAACTTAGTTTAGAGCTAGCAAGGCTGTTACAAATTaagattttccttttccttttccacTTTTCACATCACTCTCATTAACCTCCCTTGGTTTTCACCTTTGAATGTTACTGATCATTGCCTGCAGGAATACTCATAATTTGGTGAAAACAATTCTTTTCTAATTAGGACCGAAAAACTTCTTGTGAGAGAATAATTTCTAGGAGGGTGTATAAATGGCTTCGTCTTAAGAAGAGCTTATTGCATAAAAGGGTTCAAGGGAAGCAGAAGAGTGACAAAGGTTAGATCTACTTCCACTATAATGCTTCAAGTGAGTCATTCCACTCTTTCAAAGAGAGACTTTGTGAGTTTGGGTATCAGGTGAAAGAACTAAAATGAAGTCTAATGCCTCACTATATCAGTTCAGAAGTGCGCTATCAAAAAGTGATACTCACACTTCTAAGAACCAGAGGCCAAGAGATGACTTTACAGGACACAAAATGAATTACCCTAaaagaatgagaatgagaagaaATCTTCAGGGGATGCAAATTCAGGCAAGAGAATTGATAAGAATTCATTAGAAGACATGCCAAGGTATGGGGCGAGTGGGCAAGAAGATGGCagagttgatgatgatgaatattCAAACCTAGTGTCGAATGCATGGGAATGGCTTACGATTTGCGTGTACAAGGAGCAGCAAtttgttgtgtttttttgtGGTGGAATTGTTGTTTCTTCTAGTAGCAAAAAAGCCTTGTCTTGCTGCTGCTCTTGTTCTAATAGAAGTTGGGGTCATCGTCATTGTATTTGGGGGTGGTTTCGTTTCATTAGTTTTGTGTTGGGTTGTGgtgggttttttatttctttcctttttttatttcttctcttttttgttctttattgtattaagggttggagtaccccttgtactctctttaatataatattttgacttataaaaaaaaaggcaaTGAAAAGTATTTGAATGAACTtctggaaaaggaaaaatagggGGAAAAGGCTATGCAAAGGTGGGCAAGATGAATAAACACTCAAGTGCAAATAGAAAGAGTATAGAACCGCAGAAGGTCTCGAACATTAGATCTAAGGGCAAAAGCTTTGAAGATAGACTTAAACACTAATAAAAATAGCATGAGGATTTTGGGACTACTTTGCATCACAACTCACAACTGTTTCTCCTCCATGAATTTAATTAAACTGGATTAAGTGAACACTGAACAACAGTGAGAGCAAAGTCATTAGAAGTCTTGAGCAAGCAATTGAAATCGCAGAACTAGTTGCTGAGGAACCTATATCTAGCACATATCTGAAAAGAGCAACCATGCAACTTAGCATTATTACATCTTATTATTTGAGTACAGATTATGGGGGTAAGGCACACATATGTCAGCTCTAAACTCTAAAGAATCAATGCAAACTGCCATAATTCAAATTAGAAAAACATGACCTAATTTAGAAAAGAATTCAATCATCATTCATAGTTTGCATATGAAACAGAAGAATTAGAACTTCCCCTTCCCCTCAATCAAGCACCAAGCAAAAGTTAATGGACAGTATCCTTCTCAAGCCAAGAACATCATTACATATTCAAACAGCCAAAAGGACATCAAAACAGTATCAGATATCATCCatataatccacacacaattgCAACTAGAAATGTTAGACGCAAGCTGCCAGAAATTCAAAGCAGATTGCCTGGAAAGTGACCCTTTCGAGAAACAAAAGTGTTAATGTAAGAAAAGGGTCTTCGAAAAAAGCCAAATTGCAGGCTCATTTCCCTCTTCTCCCCTTCTCAACACAGACACAAAGGGATCAAATATAAGAAATGTGAGAAGCTCGGTAAGCAGATTTGTTGACGAAACTCGCAACAACCGGCCAGTTAGCTTCTCCTCGATTTGATTTGGCTATAGCCACTATGGCACATTAAAGATCAGGGGTCCTGGTTTTTTTGTCACCACCCTTCCCTTGGTACATGTAGCCTCGCCATGACCATGTTCAATTTCAAAACAATCACAAATATTATCAAAGAAACATGTTGGTGAGAATGAATATTATCAAAGAAACATGTTGGTGAGAATGAACTCACGTATACAAAGGATCTTCtataaccctaaccctaaataCATTTGGGACTGACACACATTGAAACCACAGCAACCAGAGGGTTCAAAACAATGATGACTAACCCTTCAAAGCGGGAGAGGATACGGTGGTGACGGCGACGGCGAGTTTCAGCAGGGAACCGAGTGTGCCAGGTTTCGAGTGTCAGAGAGATTTGAgacaattctttttttttattcatcaaatTTTACTGATAATATTTTGCTAAGAAAAGTTTGGGTTACAGATCCATTTAAAATCACCAAAAAGCTAAAAAAACATAACTGAATTAAATTAACGGAGAGACTAATTTAATCGATGATTATCAACATTAGAAACTACCAGCATTTCCTAAGTTCAATGACCAACATGTCAATGAGTAATATTCAATAACCAATTAAACCATTCACTCGATATAAATACTTCAAGTGTCAAAGATATTTGTAACAACGAGGTGATCATTTCCAAATTTAACGGAATTGGGGAACAGTTCTAAGAAAAACCTATCTCACATATTTGgagttgcaacttgcaagcaCTTTCAGTTTCAGTTGGAGAATAAGGAATATTTGAAGAGCATTGCTAAAACACACGATCAAGTTAAATACATCCACCGTAGATGCTCAATTCTATCCTTGTACAGCATATAATCATGTAAGAAAGCAGCTAGTGCATCATTTACTCCCCTGGTGTCCAAGTACTCAcgaaacttttcctgaaccttagGATTCAGGTCCCTGAGTGCAATCATTGAAAAAGATAGGAATTATTAACAAACCAACACTTAGCAACCGAATAACTTCAAAAAAGCTAGTGCGCTTCGAAACAAGTTGTATTCTTAAATTCAGACTGTCGTAGTTGAAACGTAAATATGAATTTTCTGGCCAGTGAACAGATTAACAAAGTGAACAAATGACAAAACTTAGATACTCTACTATAGATATTGTTCATACCGTTGCACAATGAAAAGCCAAGTCAGTCACTTCCTTAACATTTTATTGATGTGATACTAGTATACTACGCTAAATTTTTCCTTGTCTAACCCACATGTCATCTTGTAATTGGACAACAGTAAAAACAGCATGTATGGAATTGCGTCtaattttttaccaaaaaataaACTAAGCTTGTATAATCTAATCTCTACCAAAAAGCAAAATGTATGAGAGCAACAGGTGAAAATGTAATTCAAACCTGAAATTAGGTCCCAGGAAAGGCCTAGCCGGCATATGACCACGCCTTAATATGAAAACTTTCTCAACATTTAAGCACTTTGGCCATGCTGAGCAGACAAATTCCAATTCACTGCCATCTTCCCCCTTTGATATATCCACCAGTAGACTGAAGTGAAGTCGCACATCTGCCCCAGAACTGTCATATCCAGGCCCCGTAATGTGTTCATACCAATCAAACATGGTAGCTTCGATTTTGATATCTTCCCTGTCCCCAAACTTCCCCTTCAATGTAATCAACTGCTCTCCAAGTCGCTCTTCAATCGTATACGAATTGAATTTCGTCTCAGGCTGCATGAGTTATAAAAAGACATGATCCTAAAGAAAACATGGGTTAACATTACAATGCAGAATTGCAGACAATCCAACAAGCTCGTCCTAGACGATAATctgcaataaaaataaaatggtagagtgcatgtttggaaaatcTTCTAGAATTGTATGTTTTACAAGAATAGCATACTGCATACTATATAAGCTACAGAGAGAAGCATTTCCCATTGTATACGCGATTTTGGACAACACTTAACCAAACCTGCGGTGAGACTGTGAATGTTCACAACTTCACATATCTACTTATTGAATGTTCACATAAATTTATATGGATATTTTGtgataaaatagaataaaattttCATTCAATTATTTGAGAAGTGGATAAGAAATCATCATCGAATTTTGTGTAAGGAAAGGATTTAGCTCTTCTTAAGTGGGTGAGTGAGTCACTTTAAAAAGTAAGTCATCATAACCGTTGATTGAATTGTAACCATTTATTTGCATATGTAACACAAACCATGAAATTTTTCAATCAACAATGTGATGACTTACTTCACACTCTAACTAATCATATTCAtcagtaaaaagttagtaattCACTATTTGACACAATCTTTGTTAATGATCTATATTTTTAGATAGTCAAACTAACCACTAAAAGATTCAATATTTTCagtgcttctgcttctgcttttGCTGCGTAACCTCTGCTTGCGAAACCCAAGGTACCGTTCCTCACTCTCAGTGTTCTCGCAACCAACCATGAAGATGAACAACAGCTGCTACTGAGTTTCTTTTGAACCACTCGAATGAGGGAAGCCATTGATGCTGCGGAAGAAGATTCACAAATCAAATTGAAAATTGTAATTCAATGTTGCTTTGCTATTCGACTTTGTATTTTGATTGTTTTGGTTGGGCCTTAAACCTACTAAGGAAAATTGGATTGGGCTCCATTGCTTAACTCGTTatgaagttttaaaattttataaaaaataaaataaaaatgaacccAATTGATACCGGTCACAATGGTAAAAAATAGTTGTTTCAAGCTTTAGGTTGAGAGTTTGATATCTAGGAGCCGCACTTTTAGAAAAATCTTTGGCAGTCACCACACTCGGATCAAAATTGTGAGAGTAATTTAacacaacaaaaaaattaatgctCAAAATGAAAGACTATTTTTGTTGACTCTACCTCCAGGGTTATTAACCGACCGAGTTATTGGCTCGATCATGGTACTGTGTCAATTAGTTATTGGTTCAATAGTGAGTTTGAAATTGAACCGGCTGACATGACATGGTATATATTAAAACAATTATAAATTTCAAGTATAGGCATAAGAAAGCCTGTGTTGTAAAAGTTAGTGGTGCTTTGTAAATGATGCATCATTTGCTTGTGGTACAATGTACTTCGCATACAGTTCTCATAGACAGTAAGTTGAGACAAAATTTAGTTGTGCTTGGTTTGCTCTGGGCTAATTGCTGATTTCCGTGAAGCATAAAGATGCAGCTATTAAATTCATAAGGATATCTTTGCATTGTGAGAGAGGGACATGTTGTTAGCCTGAATTTATCTTATTTAGTGTGTGCTGAAGGAATGTTCAAATAAGATGAGAAAACTATCCATGAAAAACTAGCTGAATAAGTTAGCAAGGGTTCTCTCATGAATCATGAGAATGTGACTGTGACACATCCTTCACGCAGACACTTGAATCAGCCAATTAGGTtcttaaatgtttttttttttacgagAGAAAAAGTAGGTTCTTAAATGTTTAACACTGTTTGTTTTGTTCAATTGccttaaaattttccttttcgGAAAGGGtaaaatgaatgattttatattatacatGTTTCTCAAGCAAAAGTTCTTTGGgtttgaagcgtggataaatgcacacacccacctaccatgtgcttaacaCATGAATAGTTtcatattatattctaacacaatCTATCATCTATACATATTTGACTTCCCCACCCCTACTTTATTAGGGTAGAAACCTTATCTGAATGTGATTGTTGATTCTCTTCCAAGCATCTTTACATGTATTTGTTCTTTACACAGATTTCTTCCCTTCAGAAGATGTTCTTTGTTTGATTGTTGTCGCAGCATTCTGCGCAGAATATCttctattatgaattttttaaattttgtattGAATACCTCAATAGTAAAATTAAAATGCTCAATTTAAAGACGTGTTCTTCTGACTGCTCCCGTTTCATACACGTGTTCTTCAAGTCTGAACCTTCAATAACTAACTTCCTGCCAAGTTAAATACTGAAAACTGAACAAATATAAATCATGAAGCTCTCGACCTGCACACATCACATTTTCTCTTATACTTGATAAACCCAACCTTCAATAATCAAATTTTCGACCCTCATACAAATAAGTCGAAACCACTAAAAATGTAAAGCCAACACAAGggtattggtttttttttttcaccaccCTTCCCTTGGTACATGTAGCCTCGCCATAACCCTGTTCAATTTCAAACCAGTAACAAATATTATCAGAGAAACATGTTGGTGAGAATGAACTCAAACATACAAAGGATCTTATATAACCGTAACCCTAAATAAATTTGGGACTGACACACATTGAAACCACAGCAACCAGAGGGTTCAAAACAATCATCGAGATTTTGGAAAGAAAATGCAATGAACAGAATGAAGATCGCGAACCTAAAGTTTGAGACGATGATGATGAACCCCTTCAAAGCGAGAGACGATACGGCGGCAACGACGAGTTTCAGCAGGGAACCGTGTGTGCCAGTGTTTCGAGTGTAGAGATTTGAGAcaattctattttttatttttatttttgattcatCATAAAAGctcatttttcaaattttacgGATAATATTTTGCTAAGAAAATTTTGGGTAGCAAATCCATTTAAAATCACTAAGctaaaaaaacaaaactgaATTAAGAGGAAGGATCTATTGACTTTAGGAGTAAATTAAAATACCTACTTCAAATCTTGACCCTTATTTTTCCAATAAAATAACGGCTGagatttttattaaaaaattatcatGTGACTCTCTCTCACCTCCTTActcgttcttcttcttcccattcCACAATATAGCATAACCACCTCACCGAAGTGATCAAGCAAGTGACATTAGTTAGAAGGGTAGAAAAAAAAGCTTCTAGAAAGAAAATGAGTGCTTCTTTGGAAATGGAGTTTTCTGATCCGTTAGGACGAGGAAAAAAGAGGTGGCCAAGTAAACAAACAATCCCGATATGTCTTTCTTTGGATACTTCTCAGACATCTCTACTCTGTGAGTCCCGCAAAAACTCTTTCTTTATGTAAGGCAACAAACTCATCAGTGCATAAGGAAGCACAGATCCACTGAGCAGCGACGCGATGTGGTACGATGAGGTGGAGCCCCACATAAGAGGTTTTCTTACGCTGGCTGTGGTTCGCCGGAGACGGCGACAGTGACGAAGGAGAGATTAGAGGATGTGGGTTTGGTTGCAGAGTGGAAATTGAATATATATTTCAAAGATGATTATGctaaatttgagtttttcaattttattaaaGGACATAATTGAATAGAATGTATtgatttggttttttatttttttaaattctagGGTCAAGTCAAAGAAAAAACTAAGGCTTCGTTTGGAATGATGGAGGAGGATGGAGTAGAGCGAAagggaggaaggaagaagaggtCCATTGTTTGGTTTATTTAAAATTGGATGGAGCGGAATACCACTAATTTCCCTCATTTTTTGCTCCCCCAAAATTTTGGAGGAATAGAATGGAACAAAATTTGTTGAagtattaaatttataaaattaccTCTTCACCCTCACATTACCACCAATCCACTGCCCACCCTCACGTTACCTGTTCTAAttgatttgtttaatttttcttattaatgCCCAATTCTTGTTCAACAAATTGATGGAAAGGAATTGATATCAAAATCATTATACCTAAATAGACCAGCAATGATTTACGAATGATGCTTCATCAACTAGTTAAAAACTAAAATTGACGTGCAATGAAACTATTCAAGTGTGACCTTCTCATCCAAGACAATTAAGTTACCACATTCAGGTTGTGGTTGATGATGACAAAGAATGTGTGGCTATGAATTACATGTTCTAGAGGCTGAGTATACCGGAAGGCTCGAACATCGAATATTTTGGGTGTAATTTTGGGAAACATGATGTGGATGTGAGTGTGTGGTCTCGGTTTCTGGGGATAGAGGTTTATGTTGCTGGTAGAGATTTTCTGAAAGAAAAGGGTGTCATGTATGCAGAGTTTTTAAAGAAGAAAGGGGTGGAAGAGGTGAAGCTTGTGGAGGCTAAGGAAGAACCACAcatatttcatatattttatCCTCAATCTGATGCAACTCGCTTGCTTCAGAGCCAGATGAGTCATTTCATGAAGAGATACTAAAGACAATCATGATTATAATTTGAATAAATATGAAATTCTTTCATGATAGGAAAAAATTGCCCAAGTATGAGGTGCAATGCAGGATAAAGCTCTGTTAAATGTaagattattattatatatgatGGTTGACATAATAAAGTATGTATAACTTGGCTGATCCATAAAGAATATTTGGCAAATGGATCCGAAATACCAATTGCATAAGAGCAAGTAACtgttattagtttttttatttttttattaaagggAAAAATTATATGAATAATAGAATACAAGAGCTACACCAATCTTTTTggttgcacaaacttgaaatatTATCTATAATAAATAACTTTATGAACTACCTTGCAAAAACAAAAAGCCTAGGTTTCTCATACCAAATGAAACAGGAGAGACCTTTATAGATATCAATTAAACAAACCCATGCGACGTGCGATAAGGTGAATCCTTTGAGTTGTGCCGCGTTGGGCCAACAAGGCCTAATCTCATGCATGTGAGGACCAATTCCTTACTAAGCTCTTTACCACCTCCATGTGAAGTTTGACATATAAACCTTTAGAAGACTCATCACATAGGCAATGtgagacttttgaaatacacAAAAAATTTCCAACATAATTTCTCCTATATCTATCAATCGATCCCctcgttttttttataagccccTCGGTAATTCAACCATGTTGATATCGGATATGGGTAGTAACAGAGAGCACTTTATGGTTGGGTTCCTACAACTGAAGCAATTACCACAGCCACCGTAACAATTTCGATTGGATTATTCTAATCTGGTGTATCAAACCCCAACCACTAACATGAACGAAggagattcttcttcttcttctgttgtTATTGTTACTGCAGCAGCACCAACACCAGCACTAGGTGGACCTTCAACTAAACCAccattgaagaggaagagggGAAAGCTTAGGAAATATGGCTCCGATGCAGTCATATCGCCAATCATgacctccatcaccaccacccctcCTGTTAGCCAGTTCGGTGGGCCATTTCCTCCTTTTGATGATCCAGTTACCTAGCCTGATGAGCCATTTCCTCATCCTCTATCACTAGCTTCTGCTTCCTCAGCTGGTGGTGCTTTCGTGAAGAAGCATAGAGGTAGACCTCGTGGCTCACTCAACAAGAAATGCTCCAAGTCTTCAAATGGCGGTAACTGTTATTTCCCTCACCTTTCtccctttttctcttatgctgcTAATGCCATGCTTTTGTTTTAGTATTTGTTAATTTTGTTTCTTATTAAAGCTTTCAACTTTGAAGCATTattttgaaaatacaaaaagatAAAACATTGACGAATTCCGACCATAAcatgtttgtgtttgttttgaCTTATTGTCTGATGTCTGATTAAGTTTTTTCGGACATGTCCTAATTTTGGATTCTCCATCTTGCAATTTAGGTCATTGATCATAGTCATATATAATGATATAGAGCTTAAGCTTTAGTCTCAATGCGGGATCACTATAAATTTTAAGTCGTTAGTGCAATATAAATAATGGGTATttgatatatttaatcaatttatttgaTGGATCTAGAATTGTAGTGGACCTGATCCATCTAGATATCGATTACCTGATTTTTAAAATCACTCATTTTCCCATGAGACatgtataaaatttattttgtttattttcttttagcTTGCCATGAAAATGAAATTTCCTATATGTTCACCAGTAATATTAAAGTAAGAACATATAACATATCCCTCAAATGTTTTAGATTCTTACATTAATATTACACAAAGCTAACATTACATAAAATGTATCAATAGAAATTGGTCTCACTTTATGTAATTTTACATATAATGTAACATTAGCTTTATGTAATATTAGTGTAAGAATCTAAAACATTTGAGGATACATTATACGTTCTTACTTTAATATTATTGGTGAATCATATATGTAATTGCACCCGGGCAAGGGAACGGAAGATACACAAAATAAATTGAGCAACAAATGTCTCAACATAAAAAGAGTGATTTGAAAAATCGGGAATCGATATTCAGATGGATTAGGTCCCCCACAATTCTAGATGCGAAAAATAAtagattaaatatattaaatatccTTCATTTCGATTGCATTTAACAATTTAAAATTTACATGACTTGCATTGAAACTGAAGCTTAAGCTCTGTATCATTATATATAACTCATCAGTGACACAAATTGCAGGattgaaaattcaaaatttggACATGTCTTAAAAAACTAAATCAGTCCCATAACAAGTTAAAGCATACAATAACATGTTTTTCAATTTCTTATAAGGTTTGGCGTTTTATAAAGGTCGGAATTCcataattttttatctttttatattttcaaaaaatgctGTAACATTGAAAGCtttgagaaacaaaattaacaaATACTCTATAAAACAAAAGCATGACACAACAACATTAGATAAAAGGTGGAAAGGTGAGGGAAATAACAGTTACCACCATCGAATGACTTTAGAGAGTTTCTTGTCGAGTGAGTCGCGAGTCCTGCCTTTGGGCTTCTTCACAGAAGCACCGTCAGCTGAGGTTGTAGAATCTAGTGATAGAGGATGAGGAAATGTCTCACCGGGCTTGGTAACAGGCCCACCAGATAGAGAAAAGGGCCCACTTGACTAGCTAACAGGAGAGGTGGGGATGCTGGTGCTGGTAGACGTAATGGCCGACGATGTGACCGCTTAGGAGCCATATGTCATGggtcttctcctcttcttcttcaatggTGGTTCTGATGAAAACCCACCTGGTGTTGTTGCTAGTGCTGGTGTAGCAGCTGCAAcaaaaaaggagaagaagaatctTCTTTGTTCATCTTGGTGGCTGAGATTTGATACACTGAAGCATAATAATCCAATTGAAACTGGTACGGTGGTTACTGCTGTTGCTGCAGTTGTTGAAACCCAATCATGAAGTGCTCTTTGTTTGTTACAACCCATATCAGATCCGGACATGGTTCAACCACTCAGATGATCGATTAATAGATATGGGAAAAAGAACAATAATAGGGTTGGTTGCACTCATCATCTAGCTCTGAATTCAATCGGAATTGCTGCGGTAGTTATGATTTTTGATGTGGTTGATGAAACCCAACTGTGAAGGGTTCTTGTTACTACTCATATCAGATTCGCACATGGTTGAGTCACTGAGAGGATCGATTGATAGATATGGGACAAAGAACAAAATCAGGGTTGATTGTACTCATCATCTGGCTTTGAATTCCATGCCTATAAATGCAATCCAGAAACCCTAATCCT is a window of Lotus japonicus ecotype B-129 chromosome 5, LjGifu_v1.2 DNA encoding:
- the LOC130720674 gene encoding uncharacterized protein At2g39795, mitochondrial-like — encoded protein: MASLIRVVQKKLSSSCCSSSWLVARTLRVRNGTLGFASRGYAAKAEAEALKILNLLVPETKFNSYTIEERLGEQLITLKGKFGDREDIKIEATMFDWYEHITGPGYDSSGADVRLHFSLLVDISKGEDGSELEFVCSAWPKCLNVEKVFILRRGHMPARPFLGPNFRDLNPKVQEKFREYLDTRGVNDALAAFLHDYMLYKDRIEHLRWMYLT